The sequence below is a genomic window from Lolium perenne isolate Kyuss_39 chromosome 7, Kyuss_2.0, whole genome shotgun sequence.
TCGAATCAGATTCCATGATTACATGTTTACCTCCATAATGATTCACCAACGCAAGCCCTTCTCTCATAGCCAATGCTTCAGCCGTAGCAGACGATGATAGATTTGGGACATAAGTACACGATGCCGCCAAGAATTTACCTTGTACATCCCGTATAACGGCAGCAACTGCACCAGCTCGATCATCACGGTAGAAGGAAGCATCAACATTAACTTTGATCTTCCCAACCTCAGGAATCTTCCATCGATGAGTCCCTCTTGGTACTTTAGAAAGGGCTTTTGCAGCATTAGATACAATGGACAGGATGGACATCTTGCACTGAAAAATTGGGGGAACCTCCTCGCCATGCGTTCGTCGGCGTCGGATCCACCATAGATACCAACAGGTAACACATACAAGTTCCTTAAACCCCACCTCTGTGAACCCTGGCACATTGGCATTCAGACCTCTAACAAGATATTCCAGAATAGCCGAGCCAGATCGATCAGACAGAAGAGCCTCGTCGATACAGTCAGTCATCCCCAAGGAAGTCCAAAGTCCTCGCGCTGTATGACACTGAAACAGGAGGTGAGCCATGTCTTCAGGTCCTTGCATACAAATGGGACATTGTCCAGAGGTACCAATATGGCGATTTACCAGGATAGATTTAAGCGGAATAATGCCATGCAGGGCTCGCCATACAAAGATCTTAATTTTGGCCGGGAGTTTTAGAGACCATAGCGTTTTCCAAACGGGGTTTAGGGCAGAATGTCCAGGGAGGGCCAACTGATTAGCCCTCGCTCCAAACGCATGCCGCCATTGAAGATAGTAACCAGATCTGACGGAATAGTGTCCATTCCTATTGTAGTTCCAGGCAATGAAGTCATCGAACCCATGATGATTCAGGGGGATTTCCAGAATGCGTTTCACATCAATATCAAAGAAGAGAGAATTTAACAGCTCAATGTCCCAGTAGCCCGTCGTCGGATCAATGAGATCTGCGACTTTAGTGTAGATGCCCGTCCCCCGTGGGGTAATGATTTTGCGGGTAGCGCTGGATGGAATCCACGGATCTGAATATATGTGGACATTTTCGCCTGTACCAATTCTCCATATATAACCCCTTTTAAACGTAGCAATCCCCGCCACAATACTTTGCCAAGTAAAAGAAGACCCAGCTTTAGGCCCAGCCTTGAGAATATCACAGTGAGGGAAGTATTTTGCCTTCAAAACTGTAGCACATAAAGAATTAGGCTCAGTAGCAAGTCTCCAAACCTGCTTTGCTAGCATGGCCAGGTTAAAGGAGTGAAAGTCCCTGAAGCCTAATCCACCCTCTCTCTTAGGATAGCATAGTTTCCACCATGCCAACCAGTGCATCTTGTTACTATTGTCATCATCGCGCCACCAAAAGCTAGAAATAGCATCCATCATTTTTTTGCAAATTCCCACAGGAATAAGAAACACTAACATTGCATAAACTGGAATGGCCTGGGCCACCGCTTTCAGCAAAATCTCCTTGCCCCCAATGGACAGATGTTTCTCCTTCCACCCATTAATCCTCTGGATGATTCTCTCAACAAAATGCTCAAAACAGTCACTTCTGTCAGCCCCCACCAAAGCAGGCAGGCCCAGATATTTGTCAGAGATAGCTTCTGTATCAATGTGTAAGGCCGCACATATCTCAGCTTTAACCAGGACATTCGTATTTGGAGAGAAGAAGATACTTGACTTTGCTAGACTCACCAATTGCCCTGAATTAGCACAGTAAGTATCCAGAACATGTCGTAGGGAAGTTGCATTATTCGTATCCGCTTTCATGAGGATCAGGGAATCATCAGCAAATAGTAAATGTGAGACTGATGGTGCATTTCTGCACACCCTTACCCCAGCAATGCcaccaacttcttcttcataCAACAATAGACTGGATAAACCTTCCGCGCAGATGAGGAACAAATAAGGGGAGAGGGGATCCCCCTGGCGAAGACCTCTAGTCGGAGAGAACATATCTGTTTCATCAGAATTGAATCTAACTTTATATCGAACTGAGCTAACACATGCCATCATCAGTGAGATCCACCTTTCCGCAAATCCCAATCTTCTCATCATATTTTCAAGGAAAATCCATTCAACTCTGTCATAAGCCTTATGCATATCCAGTTTTACTGCACAGGCCCCATTTGTGCCATTTCTCCTATTCTTTATAGAGTGGATACTCTCATATGCCAACAACACATTATCAGTTATAAGACGCCCAGGGACAAAGGCACTCTGCATAGGGGAGATAATCTCAGGTAAGATTCTCTTCAGTCTAAAGGAGAGCATTTTGGAGATGATCTTATAGATTACATTACACAGGCTAATTGGTCGGAATTGAGTTATAGACTCCGGGTTGTCAACTTTGGGGATAAGCACCACATTAGTATCATTCCAGCCATTAGGAATTATCCCTGTGTTCAGAGCTTGCAAGACTTCAGAAGTAATCTCAGGGCCACAAATATTCCAGAACCTTTTATAGAATATGGCATGGAGACCATCGGGCCCCGGTGCTTTGAGATCACCTATGCTAAAAGCTGCCTTTTTGACATCCTCCGCAGTAAAAGGTGCAACAAGAGATTCATTCATATTATCAGAAACCTTGAGTTGAATCTTCTCTAGGAGCTCGGGATCCACTTCCTGCACTTCAGAAGTAAAGAGGTTAAAAAAGTAATCTTGAATAATGGGTTTCATAGCATTACCCTCTACCAAAGCGTGACAGCACAAGAGCACCGACGGTGTGCCGCTCAGCTTTGTGGACCAGAATTGATCCTGCGAAAAAAGATAAATGCGTGCATTGAAAATAGGGGGAATGCCCACGTGCATACGGCATGAGTCCAGCGAATTAGATTGGTCGATGCTAGCATTAGCAGACTATGTGCCATATGTGAAGGAAAGAGAGCAAGTTTTCATCACCACTAACTAATACTAGAAGATACGGAGTGCTAGATTCGAGCAATCTCCACCATCGAAACACCCGGTGTAAATCACCCGGAACGACTGCTATCCGCTGGGTGTGTGCCCTTCAATTCAAGACTTGTACTTAGCGAAAATAAGTGCTTAAGGAGGCCGGCCTATACGATTGCACACATAACTTTTTTTTGTGTGGGGGAATTGCACACATAACTTAACCAGATACAAACTGAAATTTTTACATGCACATATGTGTATACATGGTAATGTTGAAAATTCGTTTGCAAACAACAATGTAAATAATTTACCAACAGTTATAGCAAAGTTGGTAGGTGAGAACCCTACATGAGTTTTCACTAAAAGAACTTTAAAGTAAACATAAGCAACATGACAGGAAAATTACATGAGGCAGGATATTAGTCCGTGCATTGTTGAAGGGGGCTTCTATTGGCCGCTTTGTGCGGCCCCAAAGGTTGGCGCCGCTCAAGACAAACCGAGCTGGCCGGCCCATTTAGGCTGTATCAGAGCAAGTAAAATAAGTCCTACTCAgttggctataaggattaaaataatatattattgcttagttggaggagagagaagaggagagagaaggagagtggaCTCTTATGCaaaagccagctctagcacgtgcttctaggcactttgtgagagtgaaaattGGACCATACATTGATAAAGTATTACTGTAgtacatttttatagctcactattataTGTGTTGGCTCTAAGctggctatagatgacatgacacTTGTCTTATAGCCAGCAGCTAGCTACACTATTAGAATTGCTCTCATTCATTTGATCGATCACGAACATCTAGCAAAAATTAACCTTCGTAGAAACTGTTAGGTCAAAAGGATGAGGGATGACGGTTGGGCTCTCTAGGGACGCCGCGGGCGACCAAGAGAGGAACGAGAGAAAGGAAGGAATCCTCCCATGGATGTGCCCGAGTTCTTCAATTGGACAGAGATTTGAGACAGAGAGTGTACCAGCAACCCATTCCAGCCATGTCCTACCACAAGCCCTACGAGTGAGATTGAGAGAAATCCTGGTTAGATCGAGAGACCCCA
It includes:
- the LOC139833674 gene encoding uncharacterized protein, whose protein sequence is MGRPARFVLSGANLWGRTKRPIEAPFNNARTNILPHEVDPELLEKIQLKVSDNMNESLVAPFTAEDVKKAAFSIGDLKAPGPDGLHAIFYKRFWNICGPEITSEVLQALNTGIIPNGWNDTNVVLIPKVDNPESITQFRPISLCNVIYKIISKMLSFRLKRILPEIISPMQSAFVPGRLITDNVLLAYESIHSIKNRRNGTNGACAVKLDMHKAYDRVEWIFLENMMRRLGFAERWISLMMACVSSVRYKVRFNSDETDMFSPTRGLRQGDPLSPYLFLICAEGLSSLLLYEEEVGGIAGVRVCRNAPSVSHLLFADDSLILMKADTNNATSLRHVLDTYCANSGQLVSLAKSSIFFSPNTNVLVKAEICAALHIDTEAISDKYLGLPALVGADRSDCFEHFVERIIQRINGWKEKHLSIGGKEILLKAVAQAIPVYAMLVFLIPVGICKKMMDAISSFWWRDDDNSNKMHWLAWWKLCYPKREGGLGFRDFHSFNLAMLAKQVWRLATEPNSLCATVLKAKYFPHCDILKAGPKAGSSFTWQSIVAGIATFKRGYIWRIGTGENVHIYSDPWIPSSATRKIITPRGTGIYTKVADLIDPTTGYWDIELLNSLFFDIDVKRILEIPLNHHGFDDFIAWNYNRNGHYSVRSGYYLQWRHAFGARANQLALPGHSALNPVWKTLWSLKLPAKIKIFVWRALHGIIPLKSILCHTARGLWTSLGMTDCIDEALLSDRSGSAILEYLVRGLNANVPGFTEVGFKELVCVTLPRGTHRWKIPEVGKIKVNVDASFYRDDRAGAVAAVIRDVQDTSDAIFLVKVFEPKLYRGHVYDWILVHLAMISWSYGHDFPTVLPINKGHFTIFTFYASILLIFLLNLSLTTVPAPKNSRAMGKKKGTTELGASSGAGKLRTLGFISSADDDIRLPGSSSRPKPPKGFIVMFVAFLLHGLSLPSHEFLRSLLFFYGIQLR